A single region of the Pseudomonas sp. VD-NE ins genome encodes:
- a CDS encoding DNA-binding domain-containing protein: protein MSTQRAFAAALIDTRRPCPDGLCCANGADPASRFAVYRNNVQCSLINALGDSYPVVAQLVGDEFFRAMAATFVRQQPPQSPLMSRYGEAFADFIAAFEPAGDVPYLADVARLEHLRTLAYHAADTPPVQLEAITAALADAQTLSELRLEFHPSLHLLDSAFAVVAIWGAHQQDSTLGGVDINQRQHALVLRNGLDVEVFTLDPGASRFIGNLIDGQPLLAAAENSPEFDLAQTLGLLIARNAITHLNNKELP, encoded by the coding sequence ATGAGCACTCAACGCGCTTTCGCTGCGGCGCTCATCGATACGCGGCGGCCCTGCCCCGATGGTCTGTGCTGTGCCAACGGTGCTGATCCAGCGAGCCGTTTCGCGGTGTATCGCAACAACGTGCAGTGCTCGCTGATCAATGCGTTGGGCGACAGTTATCCGGTGGTTGCACAATTGGTCGGCGATGAATTCTTCCGCGCGATGGCGGCCACTTTCGTGAGGCAGCAACCGCCGCAAAGTCCGTTGATGAGCCGTTATGGCGAAGCATTTGCGGACTTCATCGCAGCGTTTGAACCGGCCGGCGACGTGCCTTATCTGGCAGACGTGGCGCGCCTTGAGCACCTGCGTACCCTCGCCTATCACGCGGCCGACACTCCGCCCGTACAGCTAGAAGCAATCACCGCAGCGCTGGCTGATGCACAAACGCTGAGTGAATTGCGCCTCGAGTTTCACCCCTCCCTGCACCTGCTCGACTCAGCCTTTGCCGTGGTCGCGATCTGGGGCGCACATCAGCAGGACTCGACGCTGGGGGGAGTCGACATCAACCAAAGGCAACACGCTCTGGTGTTGCGCAATGGCCTGGACGTCGAAGTGTTTACCCTCGACCCCGGCGCCAGCAGGTTTATCGGCAACCTGATCGATGGCCAGCCTCTGCTGGCAGCGGCTGAAAACAGCCCTGAGTTCGACCTTGCGCAAACCCTCGGCTTGCTGATCGCGCGCAACGCCATCACTCACTTGAATAACAAGGAACTGCCATGA